The Proteiniphilum propionicum genome contains the following window.
TGTCAACTATCCTGGAACAACTCACGACTAAGTATTGAGGTGTTTGTCTCCCTTCTGTTGAAGCAATATCATTATTTATGCCCAAATAGGAAAGTTTGTATTTTGCCTTGTATTCGGGATACTTTTCCGTTATATAATTCAAACCATTTTTTGAGACCAGATATAGCTTTGTAGCATATTGTAATTGCAACTTTCGAAAGGGAATATAACTCTCTTCTCTTCTTTCATTGTATAAATCATAGCCATGAGCGCGCGATATGAAATATTGTATCTTGTTTTTCGATTTTAAAATAGACAATAATGTAGCGTGATGGTCAAACCAGTAGGTGTAATGAACGGCGTTTGTTATCCTGTTCCTGTCAAGATAGTCATATAAAACTCCAGCATAATACGACAATTTAGAAAGTAAATGCAACATATTTTTTTTATTTTTGCTGCGTATAATATCATTCAAGCAATAGATAAACCATTTACCGGTATTTCCAAATTCTTTAGATTTCGGAGGCGTTCCGAAATGGATCTTCATCACCTCGACATTTTCGGGTACATAGCGTTTTTTTCCGGTTATTTGCAATGGAATAATAAAAATTTGATCGAATGATTCTGAAAGGTACTTTATTTCTGTTTCAAGGAACTGTTCTCCTGATCCGTAGGGATAATTAAAAGTATACAGACAAAGTGTGTTCATCGTTGTATTTTCATACAAACTCTTTTCATCTTTTTTCCGGCATAGACGCGCCAGATGAAATCCGTTTTGTATTTCATCCAGGGAGTAATCCTTCAACACATCGAATATATCGATGATTTCCGGATTATTGATCCACTGATATTTTAGGTCTGATTTCAAAAACCAGCCAACCCATATCTGATTTTCCGACTTCTCCAAATCATTGTCCATTTCTTGCAACAGACCTGGAAGATAAAATACGACCATGTCTGCCTGCTGAAAACATTGCCGATCGGTGGTAATGAGCCAATCTGGTGGAACATCAACGATTTTTAAGGATAATTCCTCGCTCGAGAAGGTATTGTATACCAACATCATTTTTTTTGGCGATGAAATTTTATCCTGCGAGATTTTCCTTTGTTTAAGCTTATTCTTCATTTTACTTTACTGGCCAGTGTTTCTGTTCTGTGTATCATCTTTATCAGGTTGTTGGAATTCTCTAAAACATAGGAAAACAGCTAATCCAATTTTTAATTGAATTGAAAATCAACAGATCGGCTTACAATGAATTTAATTCCTAAATAGGGAAAATACGACCTGAGTTATTTCGAATAAATGTGAAAAAATTTTATTTTATTGTTTATCAATAGAATGTATGTATTTTAAAAATAATAACAAGCATAAAAGGACATTTCTGTTGACGAAAATAGAACAAAACAATTAGAAAACCTATTTGTTTTCAGAATTATTTTTCCCTACACATAGCCGATGCAAAAAACAACTGCTACAGATAAACAAAAAATGATGAATAATTTAGGCAAACATGGTAGTACTATATTCAAAGATACTTTTACTGATAAAAACGATATAAATACTATCTTATTTGGCATATTTGAATTATTTAACGTATTAGGTATTGTTTTTTTGATAAAAACACGTATTCTTGCATTGTAATATCTTTACCAATGTATAAAATTTAAAAAGAAAGACATGAAAAATTAACAAAAAAGCTTTTACACGAATTGGCTATAAATATGCCAATTATCGATGAAATTGAACAGCAAAATTATGTAGGAGGGACTTTCTATTTTGATTCTTATGACAATTATTTAACGCAACAAGGTCCAAGTAATGATATCAAGATAGCAAGTGATATAAATAATTTAGACTCAACCACTGCTTTAAATGATAATCCAGACGAAGTACTTGAAGCTGTTTTTCAATCTATGGCTGGGGGTATAGGCTTTTCTGGAGATGTAGAAGTAGAGGACCTAGGGCATGCAAAGTATGGAGAAGCAAGAAATGGGAAAATAATAATGAATGTATTAAGTCCATCTTTTGGACCAAATGGTCAAAATAATTTTTTTGATTTTATGTGTACATTAATACATGAAAAACATCACTTAGATAGCCCTCATGATGCTGACAGTGATGAATCAGAGTATTATGCATATAGAGCGGTGTTGCAATCACCTGCTTTTTCTAATGCATCTGATGAGTACAAGACACACGCAATAAATGCATTTAATCATTATAGAGATAAATTGGGCTATTAAAACTAATTCTTCGCAATATGAGAAAATTAAAAATATTATTTTCTGTATTCCTCCTCTTTTGCCTTACACTGAATTGTCAAAACAGCAAAAATAGTAGTAAAGAGGGACAAGAAAAAAAGGTGACTGAAAAGGTATCAGACATGAAAGAAAGGACTTCTTCTAAGTTTCTGATATCGGCTGAAACGTCGGATGTGCTGTATCTGAATGATTCAACTCCATTTTATTTAATGGAGAAATCGCCCTTAAAGGCATTTCAAAATTATCGGGACATTTATGATAGCTATCATGAATTCGCTATCGTGGAAATGGATATGATATTAGGCAGTTTTATTCCTCCACGGGGTAACAAGTATTATGTACGCTGGTTATTATTAGACAGCACCTTGTACCTTGGCGATATACGCTTTTTCGACAATGTTCCGGATTCTGTTTTTCCGAATAATAAGCAATACAGAATAATGGAAGAGTTGACCCAGGTCAAATTTGATAAGGAATTAGCCCGAAAATATGAGCTACCCGATTCAATGCAGCCTGAGGAAGGCTTGATGCCTGCCGTTTGGGTAAGTGATGTCTTTCTAATTAAACAAGTACGGTTTGCAAAACCGCGGCAATATCCGGAAGAAAGCTATGAATCATGGACGAAGAAGCCCTGTATAGAACTTGTTTTTCAAAAAGGGAAATTAGTTTCCATGAGAGAAAGAGAAGATATGTATTAAGTTTAAAACACATAAAATTGATTATAAAGACCAATGATACCCTTTGTCCTGTTAATATGGAGCACCGTGGCTTTGTAGGGTCAAACCGCCTTGGAGAAAGGGATGGAAAGGATCAAGGTGAGTGTGAATATGCCAGAATATTTTCATCCGTCACAAAATGAAAAGCATATTCATATTGTTGAACCTACAGAAGAGTATCCATAGCCTCCTCTGGATCAGCCATATGGCGATAAGCCGGCATATGAGAAGTGGAAACTGTTGAAAATTTAAAGATAAAGTCATGAAAAAATTAACAAAGAAACTTTTACACGAATTGGCTATAAGTATGCCAATTATTGATGAAATGGAGCAACAAAATTTTATGGGGGGTACTTTCTATTATGATTATTCCGGTAATTATTTAGGGTCGTCAGGACCAGGAAGTGATATTCGCGTAGCAACTAACTGGGGAATTATAGGTGAATCCATTGCTTTTTCTGAAGCTGCGCCCTCAGTAGTAGGCGGAGTTTTAACGAGTATGGCTAACTCCATAGGCTATTCAGGGACCGTAGGGGTATCTTATTATGATGATCCTGGAAAGTATGCACAAGCACAAGGAGGTCAAATAACATATAATTTAGGAAGTCCAAGTTTTGGTCAAGATAATTATTATGATTTTTTATGCACATTATTGCATGAAAATCATCATGTAATGACTCCTGAGGATGCCGGAAATCCTGAGTCTGAGTATTATGCATATCAATATGAAATGACTACATTTGCTTATTCTCAAGCATCCGATGAGTATAAAGCAGCAACACAAAGAGAATATGATCGTCTTAAAAATTTACTGGGATATTGAATGTAATTTTCTACAAAAATGAAAAAAGTCAAAATATTTTTTTCCATATTGCTCTTACTTTGTTTTACAATAGACTGTCAAAACAACAAAAACAATGGTAACGAGAGTGAAGCGAAAAGAATGCCTGAGAATGAACTTATAGCAAAAAATAAGGTTGTTTCTTACTTTATGAAGTTAGCGGAAACATCAGATATGCTATATCTGAATGATTCAATATCATTTTATTTAATGGATCAATCCCCTTTAAAGGTATTTTATAATTACCAGGACATTTATGATACATATCATGAATTTGTTCCGGTGGAAGATTATATGGGAATAGGCATGTTTATTCTTTCAGGCCCAAATACTTCGTATTATGCACATTGGTTGCTAATAGATAGTACTTTATATCTTAACGATATAAAGTTCTTCGAGGACCCAAGCACTATTTTCCCGAATAATGAGCAATATAGGTTAATGGAAGAGCTAACGCAAGTCAAATTTAATAAAAATGTAAGCAGAAAATATCATTTACCTAATTCAATACTAAGTGAGGAGGGTTTAATGCCTGCCATCTGGGTAAGTAATGTATTTTTAATTAAAAAAGCACGGAAATATGAAGAGAATTTTGAATCATGGATGGAAACACCCTGTATAGAACTTGTTTTTCAAAAAGGGAAATTAGTTTCCATGAAAGTAAAAGAAGACATGTATTAAGTCTTAAACACATAAAATTGATTGTTATGAGCAAAGGCCAATGATTCCCTTTGTCCTGTTAATATGGGGATTCGTAGTTTTGCAGGGAGAAACCGCCTTGGAGAAAGGGATGGAAAGGATCAACATGAGTATGAATATACCAGAAAATGCTTATAGGGATAAGTCCAGATATAGAGCTGTTACTATTGGAAAAGACCGATTAGAATTTAGAATCAGGTTTATGATTGTAAGCTACCCCTTTTTAGGACAGTCTTTGATTAGACTGCTAAATTAGTTATTTATGTATACAATGTTATGATGTCGGACAGATTTTTGATAAGCCACTCCCAATACTAGACGATACAGCGGGCAAGACTGCCCGCCAGGGCACTCGTCTTGGCCTTGACCGCTGTAGTGGCTAGTGTTACCTTTGCTTGTCAAAACATCTGTCATACTGCTTCCTTTCGTTTTATCAGTTCTTCCCTATACTCAAAGGGTGTCATGTTGTCCAACGCCTCATGGGGCCGTTCTTCGTTGTAGTCATTCCGCCAGGCTTCTGTCAGTTCCCTGACTTCAGACAAGTTTCGGAAAATGTATCTGTCAAGTACAGCCCTTCTGTAGCTTCCGTTGAAGCGTTCAATGTAGCCGTTCTGGGTGGGTTTACCAGGCTGAGTATACATAATGTTTATCTCATTGCCTTTACACCAATCTTTGAACACCTGGGCGATAAACTCAGGACCATTGTCGCAGCGTATGTTCTTTGGTTTGCCATTAAGCCATATGACCTTTTCCAGAACTTTGATGACACGCTTTGCCGGCATGGACATCGATATCTCCTGTGTCACGGCAATCTTGCAGGCATCATCTATGATATTAAGAACACGGAACTGTCTTCCGCACTCAATCCTGTCACTGACAAAGTCAATGGACCAGGTAACATTGGGCTCTTTAGGCATAACCAGAGGATTCTTCACTCTTGCAGGCAGACGTTTCTTCAAACGGCTTCGCTTCTCATAGTGCATTGCCTTGTAAACCCTGTAAACCTTCTTGTGGTTCCATGTCTTACCCTCACGTCTCAGCCTTGAATAAATCTTCCAGAAGCCATCACCGAAGTTGGCGGCAGCACGGATTGCGTCTTCAACTTCAGTGTCATCTTTCTTGTCAGTATAATAGAAGTAGGAGCGATGGATGTCCATCAGCTTGCACGCCCGAGAGATGCTTACACCATATTCTTCCACTATATCTCCTGCCAATTCCTTCTTTACCTCGGGCTCTAGAGTTTTTTTTCGATGACCTCCTTCAGTATCTTGTTGTCAAGTGCAAGGTCAGCATACATCTGTTTCAACGTGCGGTTCTCATCTTCAAGCTCTTTGAGACGTTTAACCTGACTGATCTCCATTCCACTATACTTGGACTTCCAATTATAAAGGGTAGCCCTGGATATATTGTAGTCACGAGCTACAACTGCGGCATCCACCCCACTTTCAAGTTGATGGACTGCCTTTACCTTCTCTGACTCACTGTGTACTTTTTTTTTCATTTTATTTCCTATGCCAAACAAAGTTAATAATTTTGTCTAACTCGGAACTGTCCTACAAATAGGGAAGGTTACATGATGACCGATGAAAGCATGAAAAACTTCCACAAGTATTTAAAGGATCTCAAACAAGGTTTTCTGGTTTAATGATTGAAAGTAAGATCGATTAGTTTTTTATTCTTGATTATCAATCTATTATTGATTCAATATAATGAATATTCTGTTTCTTACCAGATTTGATCCTGAAAATATAAATAATTGGTCAGGTACATTGTATTATATGTATAATAAATTAGGAGAAAAACATAACTTGAAAATTATTGGTCCAGAAATAGTAGAACAACTTACATTTTTTATAAGTAATAATAGTTCCAAATATAAAAACATTCAAATTGACAAGTACATTCACAGATTGAATGAATTGCTTTCAGAACGGATAAAAAGACTAAATTTTAATTTAATCTTTTTTGGAGATCTACTGTTTATCCCTTTTCTAGAAGTTAATCTGCCGATTATCTATTTAAGTGATATGACTTATGAACAAATGAGAATACATTATAAAAAGTCAGATGAAAATCAAGATAAAAACTCACCCACAAAAGTATTGGATAGTAAATCCCTTATTAATTTCGAAAGATTGATACTCGAAAAAGCCAGCAAGATTATCTACTCTTCCGAATGGATCAAGCAAAAAGCAGTGGATTTTTATAATATTGATCCGAATAAAATCGAGATTATCGAATTCGGAGCAAATATTTTTGCTCCCGAGCATTATTCAATTGATATAAACATGGATATATGTAAACTAGTATTTATAGGAAGAGATTGGGAAAGAAAAGGAGGGGACAAAATCATGCAAATATATAATAAATTGAAAGAAGATAAATTTCCATGTACCCTTACCATCATAGGTTCTTCACCGAAACAATCCTTGCATGACAGTGGTGATGATTTAGTTATAATTCCTTCTATTGACAAGAGTAAACAAAAACAGGCTGAACAACTAAATAAGATTTTAGCGGAATCCCATTTTCTCGTTTTACCTACCCGATTCGACGCTTATGGCATTGTATTTTGTGAAGCCTCAGCCTATGCCCTTCCTTCTATAACTGCAAATGTAGGTGGGGTGGGGCAACCCGTAAAAGATTCAAAAAATGGTTTTTTACTTTCGGCTGAAGCTGCAGCGGAAGATTATGCAGAAAAGATAAAAACAGTATTTTCAGATAAGGAAAATTATTTGAAGCTTCGAGCTTCTTCCCGACATGAGTACGAAACCCGGTTAAATTGGGATGTTTGGGGTGATAAGATCAATAATGTATTTGAAGAGGTCATTTCAGAATGGGAACTCAATCATCAATAAGTCTATAAGATATAAAAAATGAAAACCATATCAGTTGTAATGTGTGCATCCAATGCGGAAGATACTATAGCAGGGTCAATTGAAAGTGTACTGAAACAATCATATCCGGATTTTGAACTGATTATTGTAAATAACGGTTCAACGGATAACACAAAAGCTATCATAAATTCTTATGATGACGAGCGTATCCGTATTATTGACAATATCGATAATTATATTCAATCTCTGAATATAGGCATAAAAGCTTCAACGGGAAAATATATCGCACGTATGGATTCAGGCGATATTATGCATGTCGACCGACTCAAATTACAACATTCGGTTATGGAGGACTTTCCTAATATTATAGTATGTAGCTGTTGGGAAATTATTTTTGGAAAAAACATTGCCAGAAGGATGCATGAACAAAAATTCTGCGGCTTGATTGAACAACCTTTGGTACAACTATTAAACGATAATGTAAGGATTAGCCCCATATACATGATGCGCAAATCATTTATCGACGAAAAGAAAATACAATATGAAGATTACAACTATGCGGAGGATTACAAGTTATGGTCAGAAATAGCCAAGTCCAAAGGCGTTTTATACATGGACAGCCAGCCTCTTATTTATTCCAGAATTTGTGATATGAAAATTTCCAGAAAAAGGAGAGAGATACAAATACAAAACATTTCCAAAATTAAAAAAGAGATTGTGTTTTCCCTTTGCTATAAATTGAGTGAAGTTTATCCCATGCTAATTCCTTTATACCATACAAATATTGATTTGCTAAAAGAAGAACTAATATCAGAAAAGGATTTTTTCAGTCTATTTTATTCTCTCTTCATAAAAAATAAAAACAGGTTTAAAGATATAGAAAATAAATTGAAATAAGAACAATCAATATGACGCAAAAGGACAATATTCGAACCTTGGTTGAGTTTATCTTACAAAATATCGAAGCGGTAAATTCTACGGGATTATATAATGGCAAAGCCGGTTTATCATTATCTCTTTTCCAAGCCTCCAGACATCTACAGGATGAAGAACTTGAAGATATTGGATTTAGACTACTACAGGAATCATTGATAACTAAAAACAATGATATTAGCTTTGAAAACGGTTTAGCCGGAATTGGATATACACTTCTATATTTGATTGAAAATAAATATTTAGAAGCAAATTTCAAAGAAATATTCGAGGAACAATATGAAATTTTACTCAAAAGTCTAAAGTATATTGAAAAAGAACCTTTCAAACTGGTGTATTCAATGCCAGTAATCTATTTTTTATCGAAGGTCAGCCGTTTCGAAGATGAGAGGGTAAGAGTAATCATAAAAAAAAATTTTGAGGGATCCGAGCTATTTTTAGCTGTTCAATTCCAGGATTTTGACAATATTTACTATATCAATAAAAAAATTGGTGTCTTGCATATTTACAAGGCCTATCTTAAATTAATTAATTATACTGGTTATACTTCTTTTTCTCATTCATTATTAAGAGACTATGCTGATTTATATAAAAAAGGGAAGATTTTAAGTTCGCTTGAAATCGGCTTTTACTTAAAAGAAATCACTACCCTGTGTAATATTAAAGGTTATGAATATGTCGTAAGTGAGAATATTAACAATGGGATTAAAAATCTATATTTAGACACGCTTTCTCTTAAAGAAAAAATTGATTTGGCACAAATTGCAAATAAAATTGTAGACAAAAATATAAGCGAGTACAACTTACTTCCGGAAATAGAAAATATTCATTCAAAGAAAGTAATGCAGACCTTATTGCTGACTGTTGAAGGAAAAGCGTTACCTCAATGTTATGGCGCAGGTCTAGCACGCCTTCTTATATATTGTATTAATAATCAAACTGAGTTATTATAAAGCTCCTTGATAGTCTATCTGATATGGAAGAAATCCCCAAAATAATTCATCAAATCTGGTGTGATATTGGTACACCATTACCTAAACATTTCCGGTTATTTGGTGAAATATAATTACCCCCGAATCTTAGACAACAAGAATCATTAAAAAATAATATTAATTTTGTTGTCATGAAGAAAAGGAAAACTTACAGTGCCGGCTTTAAAACAAAGATTGTTTTAGAAGCACTTCAAGAAAGAGAAACAGTCCAGGAGATCGCCAGGAAGTATGAACTTCACCCGGGTCAGATCTCGACGTGGAAGACTCAATTTTTATCTCAGGCGGACCAGGTGTTCGAGAGAGGCGGCTCTAAAACAGAGGATGACAAGGAGAAAGACGCCCTGTTCAAGAAGGTCGGACAGCTTCAGCTGGAGGTTGATTTCTTAAAAAAAGTATTGGGGAAATAGCCAAAAATGAACGGATGAGCAAAATCGACAAGACCCACTCTTTAAGCGTTTCACGCCAGTGTGATTTGTTGGATGTGCCCCGTAGCAGCTTCTACTATTCGCCCCGTGAAGATGGTTCCTATAATGAGGAACTGATGAAGCAGATAGACAAACAGTACATGATTACCCCGTTCTACGGTGTACCCCGGATGACACATCACCTTCGTGGCATTGGCTACGAGGTCAATCCCAAGCGTGTGCGCCGTTTATATCGGAAAATGGATTTATATGCGACCGGCCCCCGTCCGAACACGAGCAAGCCCCATAAGGGAGCAAGCCATGTGATTTATCCCTACCTGCTGCGTGGGTTAAAGGTAACGCGCCCCAATCAGGTCTGGGCGATGGATATCACCTATATCCCGTTAGCTGGCAGCCATCTGTACCTGGTTGGCATCATTGACGTTTACAGCCGCTATATCGTTGGCTGGTCACTGTCCAACACGATGACCGCCCATTGGTGCCGCGAGTGCCTTGAAGAGGCTATAAAGCACCATGGTGCTCCGGAGATAATCAATACGGATCAGGGGAGTCAGTTCTCCAGCCCGGAGTTTTCAGCTTATTTTTCTTCATACGAGGGTTTAAAGTTCAGCATGGACGGGAAGGGACGGGCTATTGACAATATCTTCATTGAAAGATTTTGGCGGAACATCAAATACGAGAAGCTTTATCTCGAACCATCAGACAATGGTTTGGAGTTATATCACAAAATAAAGGATTATATGAAGTATTATAACCAGGAAAGGCCCCATCAGGGATTGGAATATAAAAGGCCGATGGATGTGTACCGGGAGGCCGCTTAGTTTCCTGGGATCGCCCTGCAGGGCGATCCCAGGAAACTAACTTATCTGTGAATAGAAACTGTCTAAGGAAGGGGAGAAGTTTAGCCGTCTTTTAAATAATTCTTCATTCGTGGCCATAAAGAGTAGGAGTAACTTATAGCCTCGCCCATGCGGTTTTTGGGTAGTACTGTAGGATATGTTTCCTCCATCCACTTTTCAAAAGATAACATTATGGGACGTGCAAGCTCATTCCTTTTTTTGTAGCGTTGCTCATACGACAGATTCTGTTCATCTGCCATTCTTTCTATTTGGTAAAGATGCTGTATCTGCTTTAATGCATACTCTGCAAGGGATTTGTTCTCGTCCAAAGCTATTTCATAGCGACGTCGTTTATCAAAAGATTTTGATAAACGACGTTATCACAACTTTAATTAAATCAAAAGTAGCCTAAGGAAGTAAATTAACAATCAGTATTATCCAATCGCTACTTTCTAAAACTACTTCTGATAATATTTCAAGCCAAACTTTTTAAAAAAGCTTTAAGCTTGGGATCTTTTTCCCAACTTTTCACATCCGGTTCAGTAATTCCAAGATCACTAAAAGCATTTTCTAAGGCTTCTCTCTTCAACTTCGAGTCCGCCCTTGCATAAATCTCGGTCGTCTGTATTGACACATGCCCCAAAAGATCCCTGATATATACCAGATTTACACCGGCCTGTAGCAGGTGCATTGCCCTTGAGTGCCTCAGCGTATGCGGAGTTGGTGTTGACGGGACCAGATCGGGATATGCAATATGTGCCAATGAAGCATATTTTTGCAAAATATAGGTAATCCCGGGATTGGTAAGCTTTAGCCCTCCGGCTATTGAAGAAGAGGGGATGATGACCCATCCCGGGTCTGTCCAAGCCGTATTCCTTCAAGTAATTTCCAAGTAAATTCATCATATTGTCATCAATCGGCACCAATCGTTTTTTGGCTCCTTTACCAAACAACTCGATGACATAGGGCTTGCTTGTTCTTATCGATAGCGGTGTGAGATCTATAATTTCCTGTACCCTGGCTCCAAGATTATACATCAAGGACAATAGGGTCAGGTTTCTTCTTCCTTCACGGGTATTTGTATCTATCTGTTCGAAAACGGCTTTTACCCCGTCAACAGTCAGATATTTGACACTATTTCGCACCTCTCGTTTTATACGTATTGAGCATATTGATTTCCAGTGTGATAAATGGACGGGATCTTCATACATCATGTATTCATAGAAAGATCTTATTGTAGCGTATCTCTGGTTCCGCGTGGAAACGGCGTTGCGCTTGACATCCTGAAGCCAGTCCAGGAAGGAAAGTACCACACTCCTGTCTATGTCATCCAGTCCTAACTTGTCCGCCGGGATCTTCTTCTCTTTATTCATATATTCAAGAAGCAGAATGAAAGTGTCTCGGTATGAACGCACTGTATGGGCGCTGACGCCGCGCTCTTTTACCAGGTAATCGGTAAAATACTTTTCAATACACCCTGCAATATCTTTATATGTTCCCATGATCATCAACTTTAAGGAGTGATTTTGCAATAAGATTTCCAAGTCCGGCAGTTACGGATGCATCCATTTGGATAATTTCCGGATACATGTTTTGTGTAAGACGGAGATAATGCTCGGTGTCCATGACTTTTACATGTCCCATAAATGTAGAGAGTATAGGAAGGCAACAGTATATATCCCTGCCTTGCCTATGCATGCGGACGAGAGAGTGCACACAAGCGGTATGTCTTAGATTATGAAGGGTTGGGCCTTCTTCGTGTCCCTTATACGGGATGTTTGCCTCCTGCAGTAGTTTCCTAAAATATCTGCCTATACCCCCTTTTTTGACAGTTTATGCCCCAGCCCATTGACAAAAAAGGTGACTCTCAGGAGCCATTACACCTTCGACGGGTAACATGTTTCTATAACGGATGTATTGCCTCAAAACTTTTTCTAAAGATTCATTTAAAGGGGCAAGTCTTTGACGGCCATTCTTTGTGTTATCCAAAACAATGACATGTTTTTCAAAATCTATGTCCTTGTTCCGAAGATTTATTGCTTCACCAATTCGTATTGCAGTGCTATACAAAGTCCTTAGCAAAACAGGTACAACCATCATTAATGAATTGGCATGATGCTCCTTTACCCTGAGATTATCGGCTGCGGCAAACAAGCCTTTGATTTCGTTTTCAGTAAAAATGTATGGCACATATTCAGATTTATGCTTCCTTGGCAATCTAGGGACATAACATTCAAGCCCCATATTGCCCATATATATCAAAAAACGTCTCATTACGGATACTTTTTGATATACGGTTGATACTTGTTTGTTGCCACAAGTTGCATGATACCAACTATCATAGGATATCCTGTCAATATAACAAGCCTGATGCCCCTTTTCTGCCAGATGTCGATCCAACTCGTAAAGGATCCACTTTATATCTTCTCCTTTTATCCCTTTTCTGGTTTTTGATTCTACGAAAGAGCTTATGTAGGGAGCCATGACACTTCTATAATTAAGATAATTAGGCATACAGCATGCCTCCTTTCTGCGAATAAAAATCCTCGGGGACATCCGGCACATTCTGGGAACATTCCAGTAGTGATTTGATATTAACACCAAGATAATACATGGTCGACCCTGTCGAACCATGCCCAAGCACTTCAGATATAACAGGCAAAGCCGTGCCATTTTCCAAAAGATTAGTCGCCAGGCTATGCCGTAAAGAGTGGGTGCCATGATGTCTTCCTTTGGGTGATACTCCTGCCGCATAAATATAATTAGTAACAATAGTACACAATGTCGATACTCTTATAGGTCTATAAGGTTGAATAAGTGACAAAAAACAGATTCTTGGAATCATTATCTGGCCTGCCATTTTTTATATAATCAATAATGGCGTCTCCTATATCGGAAAGAAGCGGCAGTATAATCTCTCTTTTGGTCTTGTGCTGTTTGAGGATAATGACATTGTTATCCCAATTCAAACTAGCAAACTGGAGTCTTGTAATATCAGAAGCACGTAGCCCGAGTCTGGATGCAAGCAGTATCATCGCATAATCCCTTTTGCCTTTCCCCCCCCGGTTCTTATCTATCACCCCTTCTATTTTCATTACTTCATCCCTGGTATAAAAGGAGGGTAATTTCTCACCCCGACGACACTTAAACCCCT
Protein-coding sequences here:
- a CDS encoding IS3 family transposase encodes the protein MSKIDKTHSLSVSRQCDLLDVPRSSFYYSPREDGSYNEELMKQIDKQYMITPFYGVPRMTHHLRGIGYEVNPKRVRRLYRKMDLYATGPRPNTSKPHKGASHVIYPYLLRGLKVTRPNQVWAMDITYIPLAGSHLYLVGIIDVYSRYIVGWSLSNTMTAHWCRECLEEAIKHHGAPEIINTDQGSQFSSPEFSAYFSSYEGLKFSMDGKGRAIDNIFIERFWRNIKYEKLYLEPSDNGLELYHKIKDYMKYYNQERPHQGLEYKRPMDVYREAA
- a CDS encoding tyrosine-type recombinase/integrase codes for the protein MQKYASLAHIAYPDLVPSTPTPHTLRHSRAMHLLQAGVNLVYIRDLLGHVSIQTTEIYARADSKLKREALENAFSDLGITEPDVKSWEKDPKLKAFLKSLA
- a CDS encoding tyrosine-type recombinase/integrase; amino-acid sequence: MAPYISSFVESKTRKGIKGEDIKWILYELDRHLAEKGHQACYIDRISYDSWYHATCGNKQVSTVYQKVSVMRRFLIYMGNMGLECYVPRLPRKHKSEYVPYIFTENEIKGLFAAADNLRVKEHHANSLMMVVPVLLRTLYSTAIRIGEAINLRNKDIDFEKHVIVLDNTKNGRQRLAPLNESLEKVLRQYIRYRNMLPVEGVMAPESHLFCQWAGA
- a CDS encoding tyrosine-type recombinase/integrase, producing MCTIVTNYIYAAGVSPKGRHHGTHSLRHSLATNLLENGTALPVISEVLGHGSTGSTMYYLGVNIKSLLECSQNVPDVPEDFYSQKGGMLYA